One region of Verrucomicrobiales bacterium genomic DNA includes:
- a CDS encoding PQQ-binding-like beta-propeller repeat protein — protein sequence MKTTFLAATTALIAWHQSAVAEPSDWPQYRGRHLDGSTTEKISKSWPSSGLRAVWKTPLNSGFSSFTTGGGKAYTLVTKSVEGVNRETLVALDADSGKEAWSYPLEVSKYDGGGDSGTSDNKGGDGPRSTPSYVDGKVYAISLKLKLVCLDASSGKLVWARSLTEQHGGSNIRWQNAASPVVDGDLVFLAGGGAGQALLGLNRLTGDVVWKGQDDLMTHATPVVTEIAGDRQVIFFTQSGLVSVVPSTGKVLWRHKFPFSVSTAASPVVSGDIVYCSAGYGVGSSAVRVKKAGDTWSATELWRLTGNKICNHWSTPVLYGKHLYGMFSFKEYGSGPMKCVEIETGKEVWAQAGFGPGNLILVDGALLALSDAGDLVLVKPDPSGYSELARTKAVEGKCWSTPVVSHGKILVRSTKEGAAFSVGASLSRKD from the coding sequence ATGAAAACAACCTTTCTCGCTGCGACCACCGCCCTCATCGCCTGGCATCAATCCGCTGTCGCTGAGCCCAGCGATTGGCCCCAATACCGGGGTCGCCATCTCGATGGCAGCACGACTGAGAAGATTTCGAAGAGCTGGCCTTCGTCGGGACTCAGAGCAGTCTGGAAAACACCGCTCAACAGCGGATTCAGCTCGTTCACCACGGGCGGAGGCAAAGCGTACACGTTGGTCACCAAGTCAGTCGAAGGTGTCAACCGCGAGACGCTGGTCGCCCTCGATGCCGACAGCGGAAAGGAAGCCTGGTCTTACCCGTTGGAGGTCAGTAAGTACGACGGTGGCGGCGACTCGGGAACCAGCGACAACAAGGGCGGAGATGGCCCCCGCAGCACCCCATCGTATGTCGACGGAAAAGTCTATGCCATTTCGCTCAAGCTGAAGTTGGTCTGCCTCGACGCCAGCAGCGGCAAGCTTGTCTGGGCTCGCAGCCTCACTGAACAGCACGGCGGCTCCAATATCCGCTGGCAAAACGCGGCTTCGCCCGTGGTGGATGGAGATTTGGTCTTCCTCGCCGGCGGCGGCGCAGGTCAGGCACTGCTCGGGTTGAACCGCCTCACCGGCGACGTGGTGTGGAAGGGTCAGGACGATTTGATGACCCACGCCACGCCGGTCGTGACGGAAATCGCCGGAGATCGCCAAGTCATCTTTTTCACCCAGTCAGGTCTGGTCTCGGTAGTCCCATCCACCGGGAAAGTTTTGTGGCGGCATAAATTTCCGTTCAGCGTGTCCACGGCAGCCTCGCCCGTCGTCTCGGGAGACATCGTGTATTGCTCCGCCGGTTATGGGGTCGGTTCCTCCGCTGTCCGGGTCAAGAAGGCAGGGGACACCTGGTCGGCAACCGAACTCTGGCGCCTCACCGGAAACAAGATCTGCAACCACTGGAGCACTCCAGTGCTGTACGGGAAACACCTCTACGGCATGTTCAGCTTCAAAGAATACGGTTCCGGCCCCATGAAGTGTGTTGAGATCGAGACCGGGAAAGAAGTTTGGGCTCAGGCGGGTTTCGGCCCCGGAAACTTGATCCTGGTCGACGGCGCCCTGCTCGCCCTCAGCGATGCCGGCGACTTAGTCTTAGTGAAACCCGATCCCTCGGGATATTCCGAACTCGCCCGGACGAAGGCAGTGGAAGGCAAGTGCTGGTCCACACCGGTGGTCAGCCATGGCAAGATCCTGGTGCGGAGCACCAAGGAAGGCGCTGCCTTCTCGGTCGGCGCTTCGTTGAGCCGTAAGGACTAG
- a CDS encoding PAS domain-containing protein, protein MSSPLTILLIDEVHSNRWVVRSAVNIRFPGVGIVEAQGEDELRTHLLEMAPDLIILHYDLSWISGVQLAPILRLRWPKCPMMIYTATAEASAKRTVRLQGLTDCEVCSCADMNAFLTAICDRLSRLGCGESGIPSPAVVGRLLPEVQTAVWKSALEGLSEGVLALELPSGRPLYVNPALASLFGFAREEILGLTLADLHPKDQLKWIEELLADPAVLPGEMPREFRCLCKAGEAFADVRFQRESIQGHEFALLFYQDATDRRLQERRLRELAGSLPGAVPSEDFWRQLVDSGSAAFDEETFFAAELVDRDLGSFRVLGSAGDARFPSAGELPVEDEPWTDLLRRRFVGHAQAVRKDYTRSKSLERCQAEAFLGLPLSNDRGEVIGVVGVISRHPLRKIKFAKAILQIHAALAVQRLRLQGVLADKRGGHRGQASLPA, encoded by the coding sequence ATGTCGTCCCCTCTTACAATTTTGCTCATCGATGAGGTTCATAGCAACCGATGGGTAGTCCGTTCGGCCGTGAACATTCGATTTCCCGGCGTTGGGATCGTGGAGGCTCAAGGGGAGGATGAGCTTCGGACTCACTTATTGGAGATGGCGCCGGATTTGATCATCCTCCACTACGACCTCTCCTGGATCAGTGGAGTTCAGCTGGCTCCGATTTTGCGCCTGCGGTGGCCGAAGTGCCCGATGATGATTTACACTGCGACGGCGGAGGCATCGGCCAAGAGAACCGTACGTTTGCAGGGACTGACGGACTGTGAGGTGTGTTCCTGCGCAGACATGAATGCCTTTCTAACAGCGATCTGCGATCGTCTGTCCCGGCTGGGCTGTGGAGAGAGTGGGATTCCGAGTCCGGCAGTGGTTGGACGTTTGTTGCCCGAGGTTCAAACGGCTGTCTGGAAATCTGCGTTGGAAGGTCTCTCCGAAGGGGTATTGGCACTGGAGCTTCCGAGTGGGAGGCCGTTGTATGTGAATCCGGCCTTGGCGAGCTTGTTTGGCTTTGCGCGGGAGGAGATTCTGGGTTTAACGCTAGCTGACTTGCATCCGAAGGATCAGCTCAAGTGGATCGAGGAGTTGCTGGCTGACCCAGCAGTGCTTCCGGGCGAGATGCCCCGGGAGTTTCGCTGCCTGTGCAAGGCGGGGGAGGCGTTTGCGGATGTGCGCTTTCAGCGAGAATCGATTCAGGGCCACGAGTTTGCGCTGCTGTTCTATCAGGATGCGACCGACCGTCGTCTGCAGGAGCGTCGGTTACGGGAATTGGCGGGCAGTTTGCCGGGTGCGGTCCCGAGCGAGGATTTCTGGAGGCAATTGGTAGACAGTGGCAGTGCGGCCTTTGACGAGGAGACCTTCTTCGCTGCGGAACTGGTGGATCGCGACCTCGGGAGCTTCCGCGTTCTCGGGTCGGCTGGTGATGCTCGGTTTCCCTCCGCGGGTGAGCTGCCGGTGGAGGATGAGCCCTGGACGGACCTACTGCGGCGTCGGTTTGTGGGCCATGCGCAGGCGGTGCGGAAGGACTATACGCGGTCCAAGAGCTTGGAGCGATGCCAGGCGGAGGCCTTTCTCGGCCTACCGCTGTCGAATGATCGAGGCGAGGTGATTGGGGTCGTGGGCGTCATTTCGCGACATCCGTTGCGCAAGATTAAGTTCGCAAAGGCGATCCTTCAGATCCACGCCGCCTTGGCGGTGCAGCGTCTGCGACTGCAGGGTGTTTTGGCCGACAAGCGAGGCGGGCATCGAGGGCAAGCCTCATTGCCCGCCTAG